The Raphanus sativus cultivar WK10039 chromosome 2, ASM80110v3, whole genome shotgun sequence genome includes a region encoding these proteins:
- the LOC108841153 gene encoding equilibrative nucleotide transporter 1 has product MGSAGKPEEDISTDPETGPETSPLLHHNRSTSKAPQDTFHLAYIIYFTLGVGFLLPWNSFITAVDYFSYLYPSTSVDRIFSVVYMLVGLFCLLVIVVFYAHKSLASFRINLGLSLFVVSLLVVPVLDLVYVKGRVGLYVGFDITSVAVGLSGLADALMQGGLIGVAGEMPERYTQAVIAGTAGSGVLVSLLRILTKAVYPQDPDGLRKSANLYFVVGIVVMVICAVSYNLAHKLPVIKFHAERKAQVLKESQENGSMTGPMWRKTLWQIVTRIKSHGFGIVLIYIVTLSIFPGYITEDVHSDFLGDWFPVLLIAAFNVFDLVGKSLTAVYMFTDEKIAVGGCIARLLFYPLFWGCLHGPMFLRTEIPVALLTCLLGLTNGYLTSVLMILAPKSVPLKHSETAGIVSVLFLVIGLASGSVLAWFWVI; this is encoded by the exons ATGGGCTCCGCCGGAAAACCCGAAGAAGACATCTCAACCGACCCGGAAACAGGACCCGAGACTTCCCCTCTCCTCCACCACAACCGATCAACCTCCAAAGCCCCTCAAGACACCTTCCACTTAGCCTACATAATCTACTTCACCCTCGGCGTCGGCTTCCTCCTCCCATGGAACTCCTTCATCACCGCCGTCGACTACTTCTCCTACCTCTACCCCTCCACCTCCGTCGACCGCATCTTCTCCGTCGTCTACATGCTCGTCGGCCTCTTCTGCCTCCTCGTCATCGTCGTCTTCTACGCCCACAAGAGCCTCGCTAGCTTCAGGATCAACCTCGGCCTCTCGTTATTCGTCGTCTCCCTGCTCGTGGTCCCCGTCTTGGATCTCGTCTACGTCAAAGGGAGGGTCGGGTTGTACGTTGGGTTTGATATCACCTCCGTCGCCGTTGGTCTCTCCGGTCTCGCCGACGCGCTTATGCAGGGTGGGTTGATCGGTGTTGCTGGTGAGATGCCTGAGAGGTATACTCAGGCTGTTATCGCCGGAACTGCTGGCTCCG gtGTTCTTGTGTCTCTGTTGAGGATCTTGACTAAAGCAGTGTATCCACAAGATCCTGATGGATTGAGAAAAAGCGCGAATCTTTACTTCGTTGTGGGGATTGTTGTGATGGTGATCTGTGCTGTTTCCTACAACCTAGCTCACAAGCTTCCAGTGATCAAGTTCCATGCAGAGCGTAAGGCTCAGGTACTCAAAGAGAGTCAAGAGAACGGTTCTATGACTGGACCTATGTGGAGGAAGACGCTTTGGCAGATCGTGACTAGGATCAAGTCTCATGGCTTCGGGATTGTGCTTATATACATTGTCACGCTGTCCATATTCCCTGGATACATCACTGAGGATGTTCATTCTGATTTTCTCGGAGATTGGTTCCCTGTCCTGCTCATTGCAGCTTTCAATGTCTTTGACCTTGTTGGGAAGTCGTTGACTGCTGTTTACATGTTCACGGATGAGAAGATTGCGGTTGGTGGGTGCATTGCTAGGCTGTTGTTTTACCCTCTCTTCTGGGGATGCTTGCACGGTCCGATGTTTCTGAGGACCGAGATACCTGTAGCGTTGCTGACGTGCTTGTTGGGGCTTACTAATGGGTACTTGACAAGTGTTTTGATGATTCTGGCTCCAAAGTCTGTTCCGTTGAAACACTCTGAGACGGCAGGTATTGTGAGTGTGTTGTTCTTGGTTATTGGTTTGGCCTCTGGGTCAGTCTTGGCTTGGTTCTGGGTCATTTGA
- the LOC108841154 gene encoding beta carbonic anhydrase 4 isoform X1 — MAPTFGKCFTFCCAKTSPEEDEMATESYEAAIKGLNDLLSKKTDLGNVAAEKIKVLTQELKELDSSNNDAVERIKSGFTHFKTEKYLKNDALFSDLAKGQSPKFLVFACSDSRVCPSHILNFQPGEAFVVRNIANMVPPFDQKRHSGVGAAVEYAVVHLKVENIVVIGHSCCGGIKGLMSIEDDAAPTQSDFIENWVKIGAPARNKIKEENQDLSYDDQCNMCEKEAVNVSLGNLLSYPFVRAAVVKNTLAIRGAHYNFVKGTFDLWELDFKTTPAYAFS, encoded by the exons GAAGAAGACGAGATGGCCACGGAATCGTACGAAGCCGCCATTAAAGGACTGAACGATCTTCTCAG TAAGAAAACAGATCTGGGAAACGTCGCCGCGGAGAAGATCAAAGTGTTGACTCAGGAGCTCAAGGAGCTCGATTCCTCCAACAACGACGCCGTTGAACGCATCAAATCCGGTTTCACCCACttcaaaaccgaaaaataccT gAAGAATGATGCTCTTTTCAGTGATCTCGCCAAGGGTCAGAGCCCAAAG TTTCTGGTATTCGCTTGTTCGGATTCTCGAGTTTGTCCATCTCACATTTTGAATTTCCAACCTGGCGAGGCCTTTGTCGTCAGAAACATTGCTAACATGGTTCCACCTTTCGACCAG AAGAGACATTCGGGAGTTGGAGCCGCCGTTGAATACGCAGTTGTACATCTCAAG GTGGAGAACATTGTGGTGATAGGACATAGCTGTTGTGGTGGCATTAAGGGACTCATGTCCATTGAAGATGATGCTGCACCAACTCAGAG TGACTTCATAGAGAACTGGGTGAAGATAGGTGCACCAGCAAGGAACAAGATCAAGGAAGAGAATCAAGACCTAAGCTACGACGATCAGTGCAACATGTGTGAGAAG GAAGCTGTGAATGTGTCGCTTGGGAACTTGCTTTCGTACCCGTTTGTGAGAGCTGCAGTGGTGAAGAACACGCTTGCAATAAGAGGAGCTCACTACAATTTCGTGAAAGGCACGTTTGATCTATGGGAGCTCGATTTCAAGACCACTCCAGCTTATGCCTTCTCTTGA
- the LOC130499225 gene encoding protein phosphatase 2C 3-like, with product MERSFARMDNEVVSWGETVMSANCSCELQTPDCDAVGSTAVVSVVTPEKIVVANCGDSRAVLCRNGKPVPLSTDHKPDRPDKLDRIQEAGGRVIYWDGPRVLGVLAMSRAIGDNYLKPYVSSEPEVTVTDRTEEDEFLILASDGLWDVVTNEAACAMVHMYLNKRGGGRGRRRETQDECSDGKEDEKVVVGSSKSGKKGEIADKACTEASVLLTKLALAKHSSDNVSVVVVDLRRRRKRHVA from the exons ATGGAGCGTAGCTTCGCGCGCATGGACAATGAGGTTGTTAGTTGGGGCGAAACCGTGATGAGCGCTAACTGCAGTTGCGAGCTTCAAACGCCAGATTGCGACGCTGTCGGATCCACCGCCGTTGTCTCCGTCGTTACTCCGGAGAAGATCGTTGTAGCTAACTGCGGCGATTCCAGAGCAGTTCTCTGTAGGAATGGAAAACCAGTTCCTCTATCCACAGATCACAAG CCGGATCGTCCTGACAAGTTGGATCGGATCCAGGAAGCAGGGGGGAGAGTGATATACTGGGATGGTCCAAGAGTCTTAGGCGTGTTAGCCATGTCACGAGCCATAGGTGATAATTACTTGAAACCATACGTGAGTTCGGAGCCGGAAGTTACTGTGACGGACCGGACCGAAGAAGATGAGTTTCTTATTCTAGCGAGCGACGGATTATGGGACGTGGTGACGAACGAGGCGGCGTGCGCGATGGTGCACATGTATCTTAACAAAAGAGGTGGGGGCCGTGGAAGGCGACGAGAAACTCAGGACGAGTGTAGTGACGGGAAAGAGGATGAGAAGGTGGTGGTGGGGTCGAGCAAGAGCGGGAAGAAAGGAGAGATCGCGGACAAAGCATGCACGGAGGCGTCAGTGTTGTTGACGAAGCTGGCGTTGGCTAAGCATAGTAGCGACAACGTAAGCGTCGTGGTCGTTGatctcagaagaagaagaaaaagacatgTTGCTTGA
- the LOC108841156 gene encoding protein NUCLEAR FUSION DEFECTIVE 6, mitochondrial, producing the protein MAANGVRRALNKLSSSSSTTGRTLFARSSSGPSVGKSAGFAFSNGSSSSRSSLRRLTSSRVPVELSAGMSLIPLHSVTASALLTSLLSLSNQSWGCLSEGFGTTL; encoded by the exons ATGGCGGCCAACGGCGTGAGAAGGGCCCTCAATAAGCTATCTTCGTCATCATCGACGACAGGGAGAACACTCTTCGCTCGTTCTTCTTCTGGTCCGAGTGTCGGAAAATCAGCTGGATTCGCTTTCTCGAACGGATCATCTTCATCTCGCTCCTCACTTCGTAGGCTCACATCCTCCAG GGTCCCAGTGGAACTGAGTGCAGGGATGTCGCTTATACCGTTACATAGTGTTACTGCTTCAGCTTTACTCACTTCGTTGCTGTCTCTTAGCAATCAGAGCTGGGGTTGCTTATCTGAAG GATTTGGAACGACACTATAA
- the LOC108841154 gene encoding beta carbonic anhydrase 4 isoform X2 codes for MATESYEAAIKGLNDLLSKKTDLGNVAAEKIKVLTQELKELDSSNNDAVERIKSGFTHFKTEKYLKNDALFSDLAKGQSPKFLVFACSDSRVCPSHILNFQPGEAFVVRNIANMVPPFDQKRHSGVGAAVEYAVVHLKVENIVVIGHSCCGGIKGLMSIEDDAAPTQSDFIENWVKIGAPARNKIKEENQDLSYDDQCNMCEKEAVNVSLGNLLSYPFVRAAVVKNTLAIRGAHYNFVKGTFDLWELDFKTTPAYAFS; via the exons ATGGCCACGGAATCGTACGAAGCCGCCATTAAAGGACTGAACGATCTTCTCAG TAAGAAAACAGATCTGGGAAACGTCGCCGCGGAGAAGATCAAAGTGTTGACTCAGGAGCTCAAGGAGCTCGATTCCTCCAACAACGACGCCGTTGAACGCATCAAATCCGGTTTCACCCACttcaaaaccgaaaaataccT gAAGAATGATGCTCTTTTCAGTGATCTCGCCAAGGGTCAGAGCCCAAAG TTTCTGGTATTCGCTTGTTCGGATTCTCGAGTTTGTCCATCTCACATTTTGAATTTCCAACCTGGCGAGGCCTTTGTCGTCAGAAACATTGCTAACATGGTTCCACCTTTCGACCAG AAGAGACATTCGGGAGTTGGAGCCGCCGTTGAATACGCAGTTGTACATCTCAAG GTGGAGAACATTGTGGTGATAGGACATAGCTGTTGTGGTGGCATTAAGGGACTCATGTCCATTGAAGATGATGCTGCACCAACTCAGAG TGACTTCATAGAGAACTGGGTGAAGATAGGTGCACCAGCAAGGAACAAGATCAAGGAAGAGAATCAAGACCTAAGCTACGACGATCAGTGCAACATGTGTGAGAAG GAAGCTGTGAATGTGTCGCTTGGGAACTTGCTTTCGTACCCGTTTGTGAGAGCTGCAGTGGTGAAGAACACGCTTGCAATAAGAGGAGCTCACTACAATTTCGTGAAAGGCACGTTTGATCTATGGGAGCTCGATTTCAAGACCACTCCAGCTTATGCCTTCTCTTGA